Proteins encoded in a region of the Frondihabitans sp. 762G35 genome:
- a CDS encoding ribonuclease HII codes for MAVADPTLEIERGLHEEGASWVLGCDEVGRGAIAGPVAVGVSAVLPDCEPIPVGLRDSKMLSEKRREALYPVAQSWCSVSAVGLADAGEVDRVGIVVALGLAARRALVQLHESGVGILDSVVLLDGSHDWLTPALSRPPRVVTRVKADRDCASVAAASVIAKVHRDRMMIAYDAEHPGYGWAGNKGYGSSAHYDALRLLGPSPIHRLSWLH; via the coding sequence ATGGCCGTCGCCGATCCGACGCTCGAGATCGAGCGCGGCCTCCACGAGGAGGGGGCCTCGTGGGTCCTCGGGTGCGACGAGGTGGGCCGGGGTGCGATCGCGGGCCCCGTCGCGGTCGGGGTCAGTGCCGTCCTGCCCGACTGCGAGCCGATCCCGGTCGGGCTCCGGGACAGCAAGATGCTCAGCGAGAAGCGTCGCGAGGCCCTGTATCCGGTCGCGCAGAGCTGGTGCTCCGTCTCGGCGGTGGGGCTCGCGGACGCCGGCGAGGTCGACCGGGTGGGGATCGTCGTGGCGCTCGGGCTGGCGGCCAGGCGAGCGCTCGTCCAGCTCCACGAGAGCGGAGTGGGCATCCTGGACTCCGTCGTCCTCCTCGACGGCAGCCACGACTGGCTGACGCCCGCGCTCTCCCGTCCGCCGCGCGTCGTCACGCGGGTCAAGGCCGACCGCGACTGCGCCTCCGTCGCCGCCGCCTCGGTCATCGCCAAGGTCCACCGCGACCGGATGATGATCGCGTACGACGCCGAGCACCCCGGCTACGGCTGGGCCGGCAACAAGGGATACGGATCGAGCGCCCACTACGACGCCCTCCGGCTGCTCGGGCCGTCTCCGATCCATCGGCTCAGCTGGCTGCACTGA
- the lepB gene encoding signal peptidase I, translating into MTEDASRAHDGSASEALHGRRSAREVDGAGRRRGGSRSRTKRGSTGRFVRDIVIIFVAALMISFLVKTFLVRSFYIPSASMENTLQINDRIIVNELVPGAVAVKRGDVIVFTDPGGWLSAGEQPSSTTGNPVVDGFQWFLTQVGLGTQDSGDHLVKRVIGLPGDTVSCCNDFGQTTVDGVPLDEPYVKTPAGEQRKIPFSVTVPAGSLWVEGDNRDNSADSRLQTSTPSKGFVPMSDVVGRAFVITWPSSRWGLLDDFPSVFRGTGSASR; encoded by the coding sequence ATGACAGAAGACGCGTCCAGGGCGCACGACGGTTCCGCGAGCGAGGCGCTCCACGGGCGTCGCTCCGCCCGAGAGGTCGACGGAGCCGGTCGGCGACGCGGCGGGAGCCGGAGCAGGACCAAGCGCGGCTCCACGGGCCGTTTCGTCCGCGACATCGTGATCATCTTCGTCGCGGCTCTGATGATCTCGTTCCTCGTCAAGACGTTCCTCGTCCGGTCCTTCTACATCCCGTCGGCGTCGATGGAGAACACGCTCCAGATCAACGACCGCATCATCGTCAACGAGCTCGTCCCCGGGGCGGTCGCCGTGAAGCGCGGCGACGTCATCGTCTTCACCGATCCTGGCGGTTGGCTGAGCGCGGGGGAGCAGCCGTCCTCGACGACGGGCAACCCGGTCGTCGACGGCTTCCAGTGGTTCCTGACGCAGGTCGGCCTCGGGACGCAGGACAGCGGCGACCACCTCGTCAAGCGCGTCATCGGCCTCCCGGGCGACACGGTCTCCTGCTGCAACGACTTCGGGCAGACGACCGTCGACGGTGTCCCGCTCGACGAGCCGTACGTCAAGACGCCGGCGGGCGAGCAGCGGAAGATCCCGTTCTCCGTGACGGTCCCCGCCGGGTCCCTCTGGGTCGAGGGCGACAATCGCGACAACTCGGCCGACAGCCGACTCCAGACGAGCACGCCCTCGAAGGGCTTCGTGCCGATGAGCGACGTCGTGGGTCGCGCCTTCGTCATCACGTGGCCCTCCAGCCGCTGGGGTCTCCTCGACGATTTCCCGAGCGTGTTCCGCGGCACTGGGAGCGCCTCACGATGA
- the rplS gene encoding 50S ribosomal protein L19, protein MSHILDSLDAASLRSDVPDFRAGDTVKVHVNIIEGTRSRIQVFQGVVIGRQGDGIRETFCVRKVSFQVGVERTFPVHSPVIDHIEIVSRGDVRRAKLYYLRELRGKKAKIKEKRDN, encoded by the coding sequence ATGAGCCACATCCTCGACAGTCTGGATGCCGCGTCGCTTCGCAGCGATGTCCCCGACTTCCGCGCCGGCGACACCGTCAAGGTCCACGTCAACATCATCGAGGGCACGCGCTCGCGCATCCAGGTGTTCCAGGGCGTCGTCATCGGCCGCCAGGGCGACGGCATCCGCGAGACGTTCTGCGTCCGCAAGGTCAGCTTCCAGGTCGGCGTGGAGCGCACGTTCCCCGTCCACTCGCCGGTCATCGACCACATCGAGATCGTCAGCCGCGGCGACGTCCGCCGCGCGAAGCTCTACTACCTCCGCGAACTCCGCGGCAAGAAGGCCAAGATCAAGGAGAAGCGCGACAACTGA